Sequence from the Lysobacter capsici genome:
CGACGCGGAGAGTGGCTGGGAACTTCTGGCGCAGCGCTGGCATTTCGCCGTGGTCCTGCCGCAGCAGCAGAGCGCCAACAATTCCAGCGCCTGCTTCAACTGGTTCGAAACCGGCGACACCACCCGCGGCCAAGGCGAAGCGCTGTCGATCAAGCAGATGATCGACAAGATGCGCGCCGATCACGGCAGCGCCGCCGATCGCGTCTACGTCACCGGCCTGTCCTCCGGCGGCGCGATGACCGCGGTGATGCTGGCGACCTATCCGGAAGTGTTCGCCGGCGGCGCGATCGTGGCCGGCATTCCGTATCGCTGCGCGACCAGTTCCAGCGCGGCGTTCAGCTGCATGTCGCCCGGCAGCGACCTCACCCCGGCGCAATGGGGCGACAAGGTGCGCGCCGCGAGCACGCATACCGGGCCGTGGCCGATCGTATCGATCTGGCACGGCGACGCCGATTATGTCGTGCGTCCGGCCAATGCGGCCGAAAGCCTGCAGCAATGGACCAATGTGCATGGCATCGATCAGGTCGCCGATGTCGAGGACAGCGTCGCCGGTTATCCGCACAAGGTCTATCGCGACGCGCAAGGCCGCGCGCGGGTCGAAACCTACACCATCACCGGCATGGGCCACGGCACGCCGGTCGATCCGGGCACGGGCGAAAGCCAGTGCGGCAGCGCCGGCGCGTACGTGCTCGACGTCAATATTTGTTCGAGCTATTACATCGGCCGGTTCTGGGGCCTGGACGATCTCGACTCGAGCCTGCCGCAGGTCGCGCTGACCGCGCCGGTCGACGGCGCGGCGGTCAGCGGCACGGTCGCGCTCAGCGCGAACGCGAGCGACGACGCGGGCGTGGAACGGGTCGATTTTCTGCTCGACGGCGCGTTGATCGCCAGCGACGCGCAAGCGCCGTACACCGCCAGCTGGAACAGCGCGAGCGCCAGCAACGGCGCGCATACCCTGCAGGCGCGCGCCGAGGACATCGCCGGCAACACCGCGACCTCGGCGGCGGTGCACGTCACCGTCAGCGGCGGCACCAGCGGCCCGCCGCAGGTGCTGAGCTTCGACAACGAAGACGCCAACGACGGCTACGTCAAGGCCAACGCCGATGGCGGCGCGCCCGCGGTCGGCACCCTGGAAGCCAGCCTGGGGCTCGCGCTCGGCCGCGGCACCGACGGCAAGTTCAACCGCAGCGTGCTGTCGTTCGACACCTCGGCCCTGCCCGACGGCGCGACGATCGTGTCGGCCTCGCTCAGCGTCGCCTACCGCAGCGCCAACGGCGATCCGTGGAGCCAACCGGCCGGCAATCGCCTGTTGATCGACGTGCGCAACGGTTGCCTGGGCGGCTGCGCGATCGAGGCCGGCGATTATGCGGCCGCGGTGGATGCGTCCACGGTCGCCGAACTGGCGCGTTTTACCGGCGGGACCCAGAGCAGCAGCGTGTTCAATGCGGCGGGGCTGGGCGCGATCAATCGCGGCGGGCGCACGCAGTTGCGGCTGCGCTTCGAACAGTTGCCGGGGGCTACGAGTTATCTGTGGATCGATCGCGGCGCGAGCGCGAAGTTGCGGGTGGAGTATCTGCCTTGAGTGCTGTGTACGCCTGAGCCGCCCTCACCCCTACCCTCTCCCGCAAGCGGGAGAGGGAGTCGAAACGGCCACAAAACGCCGTGTCGGGCGAAATGTTCGGCCAACCTCGCCGCCCCGTCTCGCCCCCAGCCACACCGATGCCGTATCGTTCGCGCATGGACGAACTTCGCTACCTGCGCGGCTACGGCGAGCGCGTGATGGATCAGGTCCGCGCGCTGATCGACAGCGGGCGGCTGGCCGAAGTGCTGCGCAATCGCTACAGCGCCAGCCACGAAGTGCGCGACGACAAGGCCTTGTTCGAGTACGTGGTCGCGATCAAGGAGCGCTACATGCGCAAGGCCGAGCCGCTCAACAAGGTCATCTACGACAACAAGCTGCATGTGGTGAAGCATGCGCTGGGCACCCATACGGCGATCTCGCGCAATCACGGCGGAAAGCTCAAGGCCGCGCGCGAGATCCGCATCGCCACCTTGTTCCGCGATGCGCCGGCCGAATTCCTGGAGATGATCGCGGTTCACGAACTGGCTCATCTCAAGCATCGCGATCACGACAAAAGCTTTTATCAGCTGTGCGAGCACATGAGCCCGCACTACCACCAGCTCGAATTCGACCTGCGCCTGTACCTGACCCAGCTCGAGCTGGCGGCCGCGCCCTCGCGCGACCGCGACGGCGCGGCCGGCGCCGACTGATCCGCATCTCGTTATCCGCATCGTCACCCGAGTCACGGTCGCCGACGCGATCGATCGCCGATTCAGCCGGCATACGTAGCCGCGCCCGGCACGCGCTGGAGCGACCGGACACGGCACCGCCCCGGCACGCCGCAACACCGGCAACGCCGCGTTCGGGCAAATCCCGACAAATCGACCGGGCCGTCATGCGAGCCGGGCACCGACGAAGCGACCCGATACGCCCGCAGGCCCTCGCGCAAGGCCCAGCCTCATTCGCCCGACACGCCCCATATGCGAATAAACGCATAAACCGCACCCATCCCGTGCAGCATCGTTGCGGCGGAATTGCCGCGACGACCCGGGCGAGGCGCATCGGTTAGAATCCGCCCTGTTTCGTCCCCTTCAGCGGCAAGCAAGCTTATGGATCGCATCCAGATCGGCGCCTTGATCGAGCGCAAACTCGAACAGCAGGCCCAGCAACTCACCCAGCAGTGGCACCAGGCCGCGCCGATCCATCATTTCGTCATCGACGATCTGTTGCCGCCCGAACTGGCCACGCGGATTTTCGCGGCGTTTCCGCCAGCCTCGAAAATGATGCTGCGCAAGAATCTGCGCGAACTCAAATACGTGTCCGCGCAGATGGATCAGCACGATCCGCTGCTGGAGGAAATCGTGTTCGCGTTCCAGCAGCCGGGCGTGCTCGAGGCCATTCGCGCGATCACCGGGCTGCGCTCGCTGTACCCCGACGCGCATCTGTACGCGGGCGGGATTTCGGTCATGGGCCAGGGCCATTTCCTCAACCCGCATCTGGACAACTCCCACGACAAGGATCGCGAGCGTTACCGCGTCCTCAATCTGCTGTATTACGTCAGCCCGGATTGGGAACAGGCCAACGGCGCCAATCTGGAACTGTGGCCCGACGGTCCCGATGGCGAAGCGAATACCATCGTCAGCCGTTTCAACCGGCTGGCGGTGATGGTGACCAACCAGCATTCGTGGCATTCGGTGTCGGCCAATACCACCGATCGGCCGCGTTGCTGCGTGTCCAATTATTATTTTTCCGATCATCCGGTCGGCGCGGGCGAGTACTTCCATCCGACCTCGTTCCGCGGCCGTCCCGAGCAGCCGCTGCGCGACCGGGTGCTGCGCGCCGACGCGATGCTGCGCGGCTGGGTGCGTAAGCTCTTCCCCAAGGGCGTGCGCGCGACCAAGCACGTCTACAAGAAGGACGAGTGAACGCCGATCGGCGATCGCCTGTCAGGGCGATCGCGACCGGGCGAGCCGGGTTGATGTCCACCGATCCGG
This genomic interval carries:
- a CDS encoding 2OG-Fe(II) oxygenase, whose amino-acid sequence is MDRIQIGALIERKLEQQAQQLTQQWHQAAPIHHFVIDDLLPPELATRIFAAFPPASKMMLRKNLRELKYVSAQMDQHDPLLEEIVFAFQQPGVLEAIRAITGLRSLYPDAHLYAGGISVMGQGHFLNPHLDNSHDKDRERYRVLNLLYYVSPDWEQANGANLELWPDGPDGEANTIVSRFNRLAVMVTNQHSWHSVSANTTDRPRCCVSNYYFSDHPVGAGEYFHPTSFRGRPEQPLRDRVLRADAMLRGWVRKLFPKGVRATKHVYKKDE
- a CDS encoding YgjP-like metallopeptidase domain-containing protein — translated: MPYRSRMDELRYLRGYGERVMDQVRALIDSGRLAEVLRNRYSASHEVRDDKALFEYVVAIKERYMRKAEPLNKVIYDNKLHVVKHALGTHTAISRNHGGKLKAAREIRIATLFRDAPAEFLEMIAVHELAHLKHRDHDKSFYQLCEHMSPHYHQLEFDLRLYLTQLELAAAPSRDRDGAAGAD
- a CDS encoding extracellular catalytic domain type 1 short-chain-length polyhydroxyalkanoate depolymerase, whose product is MSIRLSRVRAVSLYPSLIAVTLALCGVGAAQASTEVTGFGSNPGNLRMFKYVPPELPADAPLVVAMHGCSQSAASYDAESGWELLAQRWHFAVVLPQQQSANNSSACFNWFETGDTTRGQGEALSIKQMIDKMRADHGSAADRVYVTGLSSGGAMTAVMLATYPEVFAGGAIVAGIPYRCATSSSAAFSCMSPGSDLTPAQWGDKVRAASTHTGPWPIVSIWHGDADYVVRPANAAESLQQWTNVHGIDQVADVEDSVAGYPHKVYRDAQGRARVETYTITGMGHGTPVDPGTGESQCGSAGAYVLDVNICSSYYIGRFWGLDDLDSSLPQVALTAPVDGAAVSGTVALSANASDDAGVERVDFLLDGALIASDAQAPYTASWNSASASNGAHTLQARAEDIAGNTATSAAVHVTVSGGTSGPPQVLSFDNEDANDGYVKANADGGAPAVGTLEASLGLALGRGTDGKFNRSVLSFDTSALPDGATIVSASLSVAYRSANGDPWSQPAGNRLLIDVRNGCLGGCAIEAGDYAAAVDASTVAELARFTGGTQSSSVFNAAGLGAINRGGRTQLRLRFEQLPGATSYLWIDRGASAKLRVEYLP